In a genomic window of Gambusia affinis linkage group LG04, SWU_Gaff_1.0, whole genome shotgun sequence:
- the ears2 gene encoding probable glutamate--tRNA ligase, mitochondrial, whose protein sequence is MLVWLKTCRQCFLRSPVLQRGFQPVPVVGHRRAEPQVNSAAVYRWCSTVQGEVRVRFAPSPTGFLHLGGLRTALYNYIFAKKYGGQFILRLEDTDQSRLVPGAAESIEDMLEWAGIPPDESPRRGGPHGPYLQSQRLHLYDQTARKLVESGHGYYCFCSHQRLELLKKEALRAGQTPRYDNRCRHLRADQVQEKLAQGAPHVVRFRLEAGVEPFQDLIFGWNRHEVAQVEGDPVVIKADGFPTYHLANIVDDHYMKISHVLRGSEWLISTSKHLLMYRALGWTPPTFGHLPLLMNSDGSKLSKRQGDIFIENFCRQGVLPEALLDITTNCGSGFASNRMGRRLEELISEFNPSKITTHSALLDLEKLPEFNRIHLQQRIEDEQKCCVLIKDLQQQIQQIYAAEIQDKEVLEGDYIRRVLHLRKGHITSLKELVSPTYSYLWVRPSLSIQQVAALTKEASHIASLVLRLIEGQGEELSVDQLAKDLKSLPKQTKATKYREVMKLLRLVLSGLQQGPSVAEMMVSLGPAEIRHRFQKLLLPPDSC, encoded by the exons ATGTTGGTGTGGTTGAAGACCTGCAGACAGTGTTTTCTGCGGAGTCCTGTTCTTCAAAGAGGGTTTCAGCCTGTTCCAGTAGTCGGACACAGACGGGCTGAGCCCCAGGTAAACTCAGCCGCTGTGTACCGATGGTGCTCCACCGTTCAGGGCGAGGTTAGGGTCCGGTTTGCCCCCAGCCCCACAG GCTTTTTGCACCTTGGAGGTCTCAGAACTGCTCTCTACAATTATATTTTTGCTAAGAAATATGGAGGCCAGTTCATCCTGCGACTGGAGGACACGGATCAGAGCAGGCTGGTTCCAGGAGCAGCAGAGTCCATAGAGGACATGTTGGAGTGGGCTG GTATTCCACCAGATGAGAGTCCTCGACGGGGAGGGCCCCATGGTCCATACCTGCAGTCCCAAAGATTACACCTCTATGATCAGACTGCCAGGAAGCTTGTAGAGAGTGGTCACGGCTACTACTGCTTCTGCAGCCACCAGAGATTGGAGCTGCTGAAAAAAGAGGCTCTAAGGGCCGGGCAGACACCACG CTACGACAACAGATGCCGTCACCTGCGAGCGGACCAGGTCCAGGAGAAGCTGGCTCAGGGAGCTCCGCATGTGGTCAGGTTTCGACTGGAAGCCGGCGTCGAGCCTTTCCAGGACCTGATCTTCGGATGGAACCGCCACGAGGTGGCCCAG GTGGAGGGCGATCCAGTTGTGATTAAAGCAGATGGCTTCCCCACCTACCACCTGGCCAACATTGTAGACGATCATTACATGAAGATCAGCCACGTTCTGCGAGGATCCGAGTGGCTCATCTCGACCTCCAAGCATCTCCTCATGTACCGCGCGCTGGGATGGACGCCGCCCACCTTCGGACATCTGCCGCTTCTGATGAATAGTGACGGCAGCAAGCTGTCCAAGAGGCAGGGGGACATATTCATTGAAAACTTCTGTAGGCAAGGGGTTCTCCCTGAGGCTCTGCTGGATATCACAACCAACTGTGGATCTGGGTTTGCCT CCAATCGAATGGGACGGAGGTTAGAGGAACtgatttctgagtttaatccTTCGAAGATCACAACTCACTCTGCTTTGTTAGACCTGGAGAAGCTACCAGAGTTCAACAG AATTCATCTGCAGCAGCGAATTGAAGATGAGCAGAAGTGTTGTGTGCTTATAAAAGATCTACAGCAGCAAATCCAGCAGATTTACGCTGCAGAGATCCAGGATAAAGAAGTGCTTGAAGGAGATTATATTAGACGTGTGCTACATCTCCGTAAG GGTCACATAACTTCCTTGAAGGAGCTTGTGAGTCCAACCTATTCCTATCTGTGGGTGCGCCCTTCCCTCTCcatccagcaggtggcagcactGACCAAGGAGGCTTCTCATATTGCGTCATTAGTTCTGAG gttaATAGAAGGGCAGGGAGAGGAGCTGTCAGTGGACCAACTAGCCAAAGATCTAAAGAGTTTGCCTAAGCAGACCAAAGCTACCAAGTACAGAGAGGTGATGAAGCTGCTGCGCCTGGTTCTCAGCGGCCTGCAG CAAGGACCCAGTGTTGCTGAGATGATGGTGTCTCTGGGCCCCGCAGAGATCAGACATCGATTCCAGAAGCTTCTGCTGCCTCCAGATTCCTGTTAA
- the LOC122830361 gene encoding ADP-ribosylation factor-binding protein GGA3-like, which produces MASDDSRETFESWLNKATDPHNQEDRWDCIEGFYKLVIQENDGPQVALRLLAHKVQSPQEKEALQALTVLEACMNNCGKRFHSEAAKFRFLNELIKVLTPKYLGTCTPKKVKDRVTEVLYGWTLWLKEEPKIQEAYNMLKKQGIVKMDPKLPDTLIMAPPPQRTTESVFDQEDKAKLLARLLKSGRPEDLETANRLIKSTMKEEQERAEKVAKRESTLAEVESSSKQLREILEQEIVTGTSVQPSDDVKELYERCDRLRPSLFRLASDTTDDDAALAQILAANDELTLAVNAYKDVMARGTCNLGRLRSKSEEVTSKSISSTNRREIKSYHLIDLSALDSPQIQRKTDSSPHFESSSPVFHSHLEDSFFPAPKQDIEFDDLDTKQIQQNPKSYYEELMQIDKGFQMTNGNQNGGREILLRARGGDGNNDSSDGTNTWSNSLTKQLPGLESHKQPNKDFGSPLILQESRHPAPSLKDIFVPLETIRFSQLEPITLYNTAGIHVSLHFAKDCPSGHPGVAVAVMSAVNTSALDVKDFVFQVAVPMSMLVKLQPASQTRLPPYNPLLPPPAVSQVLLLANPESRKVKLRYKLTLTHGDRRLVEAGEIESFPDWTILTGQK; this is translated from the exons ATGGCGAGTGATGACAGCCGAGAAACCTTCGAGTCGTGGCTCa ACAAGGCTACAGATCCACATAATCAGGAGGACAGATGGGACTGCATCGAAGGCTTCTACAAGCTGGTCATCCAAGAGAACGATGG gccTCAGGTAGCTCTGCGTCTTCTTGCCCATAAAGTCCAGTCCCCGCAGGAGAAGGAGGCTCTGCAGGCGCTCACT GTTCTGGAGGCATGCATGAACAACTGTGGGAAGAGGTTCCACAGCGAGGCTGCCAAGTTTCGATTTCTAAATGAGCTTATTAAAGTCTTAACACCAAAG TATCTTGGCACCTGCACTCCAAAGAAGGTTAAAGACAGAGTAACAGAGGTCCTCTATGGCTGGACCCTGTGGCTCAAGGAAGAACCAAAGATTCAGGAAGCGTACAACATGCTGAAGAAACAAG GTATCGTAAAGATGGATCCGAAACTACCAGACACACTGATCATGGCCCCTCCCCCTCAAAGAACCACAGAATCCGTTTTTGATCAGGAGGATAAAGCCAAG CTCCTAGCAAGATTATTGAAAAGTGGCCGTCCAGAAGACCTGGAAACGGCCAACAGGCTCATTAAAAGCACAATGAAAGAG GAGCAGGAAAGGGCTGAGAAAGTGGCAAAGCGCGAGTCAACTCTAGCGGAGGTGGAAAGCAGCAGTAAGCAGCTCAGAGAGATACTGGAGCAGGAAATAGTGACTGGAACGTCAGTACAGCCCAGCGACGACGTGAAG GAGCTCTATGAGCGATGTGACCGACTGCGGCCCAGCTTGTTCAGGCTGGCCAGCGACACGACTGACGACGACGCAGCTCTAGCGCAGATCCTGGCGGCGAATGACGAGCTGACCCTGGCGGTGAATGCCTACAAAGACGTGATGGCGAGAGGAACGTGTAACTTGGGAAGATTAAGAAGTAAAAGTGAAGAAGTGACAAGCAAAAGCATCA GTTCGACGAACCGCAGAGAGATTAAGAGCTACCATCTCATCGACCTGTCAGCTCTGGACTCTCCACAGATCCAAAGGAAAACTGATTCATCGCCTCACTTTGAATCTTCTTCGCCTGTTTTCCACTCTCATTTGGAGGACAGCTTTTTTCCAGCACCTAAGCAGGACATTG AGTTTGATGATTTAGACACGAAGCAAATCCAGCAGAATCCAAAGTCATATTATGAGGAACTAATGCAG ATTGACAAAGGCTTTCAGATGACTAATGGTAATCAGAATGGAGGGAGAGAAATTCTTCTGAGAGCCCGTGGAGGTGATGGAAACAATGATTCATCAGACGGGACGAACACCTG GTCAAACTCCCTGACTAAGCAGCTCCCTGGATTGGAATCACATAAACAACCAAATAAAGACTTTGGATCGCCGCTCATACTGCAGGAGAGCCGCCATCCAGCTCCATCGCTGAAGGACATCTTTGTTCCTTTAGAAACTATCAGATTCA GTCAACTGGAGCCAATCACGTTGTACAACACGGCTGGGATCCACGTGTCCCTCCATTTTGCCAAAGACTGTCCGTCAGGTCATCCAGGTGTGGCGGTGGCCGTCATGTCTGCAGTGAACACATCTGCACTCGACGTGAAGGATTTCGTGTTTCAAGTCGCCGTCCCTatg AGCATGCTGGTGAAGCTTCAGCCGGCCTCCCAGACTCGGCTTCCTCCTTACAATCCTCTGCTGCCCCCACCTGCAGTCTCACAAGTCCTGCTGTTAGCCAATCCTGAAAGT CGTAAAGTTAAGCTACGCTACAAGCTGACCCTGACGCACGGTGACCGGCGGCTCGTCGAAGCAGGAGAGATCGAGTCCTTTCCCGACTGGACAATTCTGACTGGACaaaaatag